acctctttacccaaatgtcatgacattcgtatccagtaccatccttatgtatcaacgggactttttaattttaattctctatcatttcatgcgtagatcatcatcaaataaattcataaaataaattcatagttgctggaaaataacagcattgataataaatattgaaatattgcatttatttaccgtaaacttacctcggtaccaattatagccaaattcaccaacttagtcttcaactttattcttccctttgtctaacctcgagtttcgtacttcttgatctaaaatagtaaatttaacttatttaataatcacattcatcaaaacagccctcgactctaactttttcaaaattacaattttgcccctaaacttttacataattacatttttaccccaaggctcagaaattaaacttcatctcttattcttatgttttataacattctgaacatttttcccttctatggcaacatcaaattcccactctaacatgcaCTTaagaacattaggtatttttaccgattatgtcaacttactcgttttcgcttaaaatcgcttagcaaaagttgtttaacataatttctagcttcatattctatcataaaacatcaaaataaacacttttcacctatgggtatttttccaaatataaaccttaggttaaattattgctagaataagctaaattaagctaggGACTCCAAAacgtaaaaacattaaaagcgggacttgggatcacttactatggagcttggaagcttgaaaaccctaactatggcttccccttgctgatttcgtcctaatgaagaagatgatgattttgccatctttttccttttaattcattttaattactagattaccaaattgcccctaacttaaaaattttctatttcacttatctcatgtccattttgtctaccaagttaccaatggtataattaccatataaggacctccaatttaaagtttcataacaattggacacctctaacatgtagaactcaacttttgcactttttacaatttagtccttttgactaaattgagtgcccaaacgtcgaaattttcgaacgaaattttcacgaaatcattttgtgaaattgtagaccataaaaatataagaaaaataaaatttttctcatcggatttgtggtcccgaaaccactgttccgataacctcaaatttgggccattacaataTGCACCATACTTATTGTCACTAAATGAGAATTACGAGTTAAAATCTCTAATGGtaataattaatagtaaatttttcttttccatttttaatttcttttctataaATATCGGGAAATTTATAGGCTCTGTTTGATAATTGGTTGATTGTTGATTGTAGTGGTTGATTTAACCAACTGATTCTATTAACTATTTATCTAAAATTGCTTGGTAAAACTTAGCTATAGCTAAAAGCTGATATgtgtaaaatgacaaataatgatataacacattttattgttatgtatttatttgtttgtaatactttagtctttattgggtgaaattattgaaacaAAACATTGTtactaatgaattaaaatttagataaataaatttcttaagttctttatttacaaatattaaccttgtggaaattgataaatattaatggtgtatcaatataattgtaaactatATTCTCATTGATAATTATATCATGTTCTTAGTATGTAATTTGTGATAATTATGTCACACTCTGAATAAATTTGTCAAGtagcatatttcaattaatataaagttacataagaaataattttacacaagtaaattgaaaataaattaagagtacATAAGTTTTCAAGAAATAGATACGTCATTTCATATATCTCATTTCTAATCAGCTGTGAAAAAAGTTGCTGATACCAACGTTTTTTGTTTTGAAGGTTTTAGCTCAATAAACTCTTGCAAACCTCCATTCACCAAATACTATAATTAGAGGGTTTGGCTACTCAATCCTCAATTTGTGCTCAAATTAGCTAAAAAAGACCCAAAACTCTATTTACCAAACACTccatacatttttttatttttaataattaaagcaaaaataaaaagagtaggggttaaattgataaaatatgtaaagattgagggttaaatttatgaTTGTTCCTAATTTTTAACAGTATTAATTGAAAAGGTTAATGGAGGAattaaaaatgagcaaatcaaAAAATAGAGGGATCAATTTTgagcaaataaaaatagagaaactaaATTCACAAAAATCAATAAGTGTAGAGACTATcctcaaaatttaaacttttaatggGTTACAAAaagggattaaaatatgttatgcaAGCCTAACTTAGTTACCAATTTGACAAAAAAGgtactaatttgaacattaaagTCGATTTTAGTTGCCAAAAAGTATATTTACCCTTTTTAAGAAATAAGTAGGGTCGTTGAAGATGTTGACCCTTAAActtaagggtaaattaaaaaatagtcacttttgtttgacccagattatattttagtcacttatgtttgaaatgttatactttagtcacttacgttatcgttttgttacgaagtggtcactctactgTTAAAATCCATTACCTCCCTAATAGTGGTCctatgtggcagtccaaatgggttttaaatgccaattTGGATGCCctatgtggcagtccaaattaactttatttaattaagaatctattttcatcccaacagccggacatccaagttggcatttaaaacacatttggactgccacgtaagACTACCATTAGAGAGGTAACAgagtttaacggtagagtgaccacttcgtaacaaaacaataacataagtgactaaaacgtaacatttcaaacataagtgactaaaatgtaatctgagtcaaataaaagtgactatttttgtagtttaccctaaacttaaaaGCAGTCAGCCGCCCATCagaattcaacttctctttccCATCCATCCTTGAAGCGAAATCCGACGGTCTAAATTCGTTAGGTTTTGCAAAAGGAAAGGAAGAATCTAATCCAACGGCAGAGCGGAAAACCCTAAGGGTCGTCTAGGTTTATATTATGAAAGAAAtgtttgtctttattttttctcatcTTTAGACATCTCACTCTCTCTTCTCTGCCGATTTCTCCGTTCTTCAAAATTTAAGGTTCGATTTTATCTAAGCTTCTTCTGTAGTCATGCTAATACATTCCATTATTCTTTTCAATATGATTATTGTTACTATGAGAATGATTTATTGTTTAGGCATAGCTATTTTTCAGTTTATGTTTCATGCATCTCTTGTTATTTCAATGTCACCCTAtacatttccattttattgaTATTAGATATTCAGATGTCACCATATGATAGCAAGAGCATTGCAATGATTTGAGTCTTCAAATCTAACATGTTTTGGATAAGTATATCAATGTTTATTTTAGTACTTTGAGAAAGACCATTGTTTTTATAGaagtttttcctaaaattatttgtttttctgtaagtcattttccgcTAAATAATGGTTCTGATTAAGAAAAACGGAAATTTTCTGGGCATTTATTTGCTATTCAGAATATATGATAAACTTGTCTCAGtacaaatgtaattttaatactGTTCGAAAATAGATTTTGAAAATGTATATAAACGAAAATAGGCCTAATTATGGTTTTGGtgatttcatttttgaaaagaTAATGTATCACTATTAATTCCTGTTGAATTTTTGTGATATGCCAATGAAGCATGATACGTTTATGAACTATTTTCgtttgcttttatttaatacttttactCTCTCCCGATGCAGTTTATTCTGCTAAAAAGTTGCTATGGGTAAGGAGAAGGTTCACATCAACATTGTTGTCATTGGCCATGTCGACTCTGGGAAGTCAACCACAACGGGTCACTTGATCTACAAGCTTGGAGGTATTGACAAGCGTGTGATCGAGAGGTTCGAGAAGGAAGCTGCTGAGATGAACAAAAGGTCATTCAAGTATGCCTGGGTGCTCGACAAGTTGAAGGCTGAGCGTGAGCGCGGTATCACCATTGATATTGCCTTGTGGAAGTTTGAGACAACCAAGTACTACTGCACTGTCATTGATGCTCCTGGACATCGCGACTTCATTAAGAATATGATTACGGGTACTTCTCAAGCTGACTGTGCTGTCCTTATCATTGACTCCACAACTGGAGGTTTTGAAGCTGGTATTTCCAAGGATGGGCAGACCCGTGAGCATGCTCTCCTTGCCTTCACTCTTGGTGTCAAGCAAATGATTTGCTGCTGCAACAAGGTTGAATTTTGCTTCATTTTCCCAAATATgatgttttataatttgattttcagCTTAGTTATAATTTGATTGGTTTTGTTGCAAATTATTCTGTTAATTCTGTATAGATGGATGCCACAACCCCCAAGTACTCAAAGGCAAGGTATGATGAAATTGTTAAGGAAGTTTCTTCCTACCTGAAGAAGGTTGGTTACAACCCTGAGAAGATTCCATTCGTCCCCATCTCTGGTTTTGAGGGTGACAACATGATTGAGAGGTCCACCAACCTCGATTGGTACAAGGGTCCAACCCTCCTTGAGGCTCTTGACCAGATCAATGAGCCCAAGAGACCCTCTGACAAGCCCCTCCGTCTCCCACTTCAGGATGTCTACAAGATCGGTGGTATTGGAACTGTCCCGGTGGGTCGTGTTGAAACCGGTACCCTTAAGCCTGGAATGGTTGTTACATTCGGACCTTCTGGATTGACCACTGAAGTTAAGTCTGTTGAGATGCATCATGAAGCTCTTCAAGAGGCTCTTCCTGGTGACAATGTTGGGTTCAACGTGAAGAATGTTGCTGTCAAGGATCTCAAGCGTGGATTTGTTGCCTCCAACTCCAAGGATGATCCTGCCAAGGAGGCAGCCAACTTCACCTCCCAAGTTATCATCATGAACCACCCAGGGCAGATTGGAAATGGCTATGCACCGGTCCTAGATTGCCACACCTCCCATATTGCTGTCAAGTTTGCAGAGCTCTTGACCAAGATTGACAGGCGATCTGGTAAGGAGCTTGAGAAGGAGCCTAAGTTCTTGAAGAATGGTGATGCTGGTATGATTAAGATGGTTCCGACCAAGCCCATGGTTGTAGAAACCTTCTCCGCGTACCCTCCACTTGGACGTTTTGCCGTTAGGGACATGAGACAGACTGTTGCTGTTGGTGTGATCAAGAGTGTGGAGAAGAAGGACCCATCTGGAGCCAAGGTGACCAAGTCTGCCGCCAAGAAGGGTGGCAAGTGAACTTTGGTTTAGTCAGTTTTTGTTTTGTGAGATCCGTAATTAATTCCTTGAGTATTTGGTTTTTGCTTTTTAGACGATGAGATTTTCAGACAACATGGTTGTGTGTTGAAGTTTTTACTTGAGAGTTAACTTGCAACTGATGTCTCACTACTGATAAGAAAATGAGTGGACTTCAAGCTTCTATCAGAACGCATCCTTCTTTAGCCTCAGAGCTTTTGTTTCGCTTCTTTTAGTGATAGAAAAACAatccttaaaaagaaaaattcatctTCATAAATGGCTGTTCTTACCGATTTCAAAGCGCTTGGTGTTTCATCATCATAGATGGTTATTCACCATGGATTTGCAGGAAACATTAATGATGAGGATAAATGGGTAGttgagtaaataataaaaaaaatttgccccttgttattttagtttgattttgaaagttagttgttaatatttttaggtttgaatttttcattattatttttcataaataaagaatttaaatacAATTAGTCACGATTAATCTTGTAATAGCCACCAATGTTTTCTTGTAACACTTTCATAGCAATTCGTTTTTAGAAGATactcataaattttcaaaccaaaagGATCGTTCTTACTTAAAGCTGCCATAGAATCTGCAATTGTATTCGCTGAGCATGGAGTATATGATACCTTTATATGTCAATTCCTTGCTAGTGTTCTCTATGATTCGCACCAAATTCAATCCAACCTCAGATTGACCACTAAATGTATTCATTGCAACTAAGTTGTCACTCTCCATCATCAGTTGCTTTATACCTCTCCTCCATGCTATATCCAAACCATCCAAGATAGCCCAGAGTTCTACATTAACTCTAGAACATATTCCAATATTTCTACTATACCCAATAATTTGTGATCTCGAAATAATTCGTCGACTGAGGttctatatatattaattagctcttgaacttgataaatttttcatattaacctttgaatttttaaaaattttggtaacATGAAACTAATATCATCGTGGCACATAttatacatattcatatatttacgaacatataaaatttgtttttattgttattttgaattttgcttttgatatctttttttcttcatgGGTTGATAGAAGAACTTTCATCTTTGTACGACTTTTTCCATGATTATTAGATAGATGATGACGTTAAGGATATTGATTTGAAATCTACATGTAAaaccaatttcaatatttggTTCAAACCCAAatcttgaaagaaaaaaaaatcaagaaaaccCAAATCAACTTCCCTTATGGGTTAATGTCTCATCTTCATTAATCTTCATTACACCATTTACTCCACAGTAAATAAAAGGATCCATTTTAAAAGTTAGATGCCTTTTATGCTGGGAAAAAAAAGCAATATAAGAAATAGCTTGAGTTTGAGATTATGAGATGGGGATAAAAGAGATGAGTTGCAGAAATTCATGgttcgacataacctttctaTGATGATATTACAGTGCAATATACCTTTTTGTTcatgatatttaaattgaacacaagtcatggaacAATCTTATTTGTAtagtttaatcttttatttcttgaatcttgAATAGGCAAAGATAATAAAATGAGTCTGATTTCTTATATCGACTCAtttgagcatgaccatgcatttctaaTCTTACTCGAATAAGAAGCTTAAGATATTGGTCCCATTACGTAGGAGGGACAAATGTTGTATTGATTACCGAAGTTCCGCTACACAATTTGTGGTGTACCGAACAACAGTTTTTTTAATGCAACCAGTTACAGAATACATTTAGTTATGTCAAAGTATATACACCTTCCTACATTAGAACTATGATGAGTTCAAATCTAAAGATATTGtcactattacataataatccaataaACATTTTCACGGTAAATAACTTTTGTTGGGTACAACACCATGATCATAAAGTTGAATTtgtcaattttagaaaattaaaatgataacaCTATCAATAAACACTTCTATAACTAGAAATCAATAATACTTTCATATTTTGTCTTCTTCAccaattaacataaaaaaaagaaaagttcaaaTCCAAATCTTTTTCCAGAAAAACCCATCGCTCAAATATATAGGGATTGTTGAATCTTCACAAGTGAATCATGATTTGTTTGTAAGCACTAAATAATATTActatgaattatataaaattaggaTGCCAAGTACTcttcatctcttttttttttataatatcattaaatcatattttgctgaaatttttaactcctaaaatttgTATAGGGTTTAGattcaaacttattttaaatatcaattctATTGCATTATTctgtcaatttttaattttccttttttttcacatttataTCTAACACTTTGAAATGCAAGTAAATTATTATCTTTCACCTGATGAATTACAGGCCCGGTTTTGGGGGTCGTCTGGAGGTACGGTCGTCCAAGGCTCAAGGCTGAAAGGggttcaaaatattatttttcagcttttaaagggcccaaatttttttctttaacttttaggagtcaaataaaaaaaatttatcaatttttaatgggcccaaaaattttttctcaaacttttatgccatgtttggttgggtgtattggattagccaatacacccctaatctgTGGGCCCCACTTAAGCCGGTGTTTGGTTCGATGTATTGCCTAATACAGGCCTATTACGTTACGCCCCTAATCCCCGAAATTCTCTGTTTTGTAATCCTTGCCATCTCCTCAGTTTGCATCCGTTTTACATCTCACGCCTTGATTTGCCCTCCCAACTCGAAATCCACCTCCAGCCTCTCCCTCCCAACATCAAACAGAAGCTGCGAGCGAAGTCACCTCCACCCGACTCCACCGTCTCAGGTCTCCGGCCCCATTGTTTCGGTAAGTGCTTCTTCACTGTATCTTTCCATCCTCTTTTTTACTGTTAGGAATTTTAGCTTTGATTTTTACTGGAAAATCTGGCAACTTCGGTTATTCGAACAAAACCAGCCCTTTGTCCCCTTATTTGTCTCTCCTTTATCTCTATTTTTCTACTCAATTcggattttagggttttctttcTCATGATACCATTGTAAGGGTAAAGGTTTTGTTTGATGCGCATGCAAGTTTGTTGGTACAATTAGCTCTATTTCAGGTGCATAAGTGGTTATAGGGTGCCTTAGCATATGCATAAGCGTTTAATTGTTCTCATTCACTTGTAGAAAGCTGTCATCaaccattttttatattctcaaattggtGC
This genomic window from Gossypium raimondii isolate GPD5lz chromosome 10, ASM2569854v1, whole genome shotgun sequence contains:
- the LOC105776176 gene encoding elongation factor 1-alpha gives rise to the protein MGKEKVHINIVVIGHVDSGKSTTTGHLIYKLGGIDKRVIERFEKEAAEMNKRSFKYAWVLDKLKAERERGITIDIALWKFETTKYYCTVIDAPGHRDFIKNMITGTSQADCAVLIIDSTTGGFEAGISKDGQTREHALLAFTLGVKQMICCCNKMDATTPKYSKARYDEIVKEVSSYLKKVGYNPEKIPFVPISGFEGDNMIERSTNLDWYKGPTLLEALDQINEPKRPSDKPLRLPLQDVYKIGGIGTVPVGRVETGTLKPGMVVTFGPSGLTTEVKSVEMHHEALQEALPGDNVGFNVKNVAVKDLKRGFVASNSKDDPAKEAANFTSQVIIMNHPGQIGNGYAPVLDCHTSHIAVKFAELLTKIDRRSGKELEKEPKFLKNGDAGMIKMVPTKPMVVETFSAYPPLGRFAVRDMRQTVAVGVIKSVEKKDPSGAKVTKSAAKKGGK